In Archangium violaceum, the following are encoded in one genomic region:
- a CDS encoding TonB-dependent siderophore receptor, with translation MSSLIRNRRGQRFPAPASIAGVSLLVLATTAVAQEAEEAKPITLDVVQVQAERERATGPVKGVVAERSASGTKTDASLLETPQAVSVVGREQMDAQQVQSIVEATRYTPGVRAESFGGDSRNDWFLVRGFPSQEAGYYLDGLQLFSSSFATWRLEPFGLERIEAVRGPSSVLYGGTNPGGLLNLVSKRPPTEPLRRVEAGINEYLNGYGAVDLGGPIGQSEQWFYRVSVLGRGGNTQVRSIDNNRLFIAPSLTWKPTDRTSLTLHGSYLLDRTRGQNFLPYVGTVVDAPYGRIPTDLFTSDPSMDRFARDQGLVGYEFEHRFDDTWTVRQNLRFGRLGIDFQTLYGVGHATTPEDAKLARFNFVTTPRSSLFTVDTQAQARFTTGPLRHDVLFGLDYKHYRLNDAQGFEATDALDLLAPVYGSYAPTGSRYNLSRTRQNQLGVYLQDQLQLVERLRLVLSGRHDWVGVQLTNPLLAAASYEGRDSAFSGRAGLLYTFDSGLAPYVSYSRSFNPVAGTNAAGELFEPELGEQLEAGLKFQPEDTRLSLGLSVFELRRENFLTTDTAFQTLQIGEVRSRGLELEANANPVQGLSLIGSASYYRLRITEGADFEVGKAPVGVPELQGSLWADYTLQGGVLQGFGAGAGVRYVGASFANRNNSLEVPGFTLVDAGVHYERAQWRAAIHASNLLDRTYVSSCSSETACFYGDRRRAMLNVGYSW, from the coding sequence ATGTCCTCTCTGATTCGGAACAGGCGCGGACAGCGCTTCCCCGCGCCGGCGTCTATTGCCGGTGTCTCCCTGCTCGTGCTCGCGACGACCGCTGTCGCCCAGGAAGCGGAGGAGGCGAAGCCCATCACGCTGGACGTCGTCCAGGTGCAGGCGGAGCGGGAGCGCGCGACGGGACCCGTGAAGGGCGTCGTCGCAGAGCGCAGCGCGAGCGGCACCAAGACGGACGCCTCCCTCCTGGAGACGCCGCAGGCGGTCTCCGTCGTGGGCCGGGAGCAGATGGACGCCCAGCAGGTGCAGTCCATCGTCGAGGCCACGCGCTACACCCCCGGCGTCCGGGCCGAGTCGTTCGGCGGTGACTCGCGCAACGACTGGTTCCTGGTGCGCGGCTTTCCCTCCCAGGAGGCTGGCTATTACCTCGACGGCCTTCAGCTCTTCTCCAGCTCCTTCGCCACCTGGCGTCTGGAGCCCTTCGGGCTGGAGCGCATCGAAGCGGTGCGAGGCCCCTCGTCGGTTCTCTACGGCGGCACCAATCCCGGCGGTCTGCTCAACCTCGTGAGCAAGCGTCCCCCCACCGAGCCGCTCCGTCGCGTGGAGGCGGGCATCAACGAGTACCTCAACGGCTACGGCGCGGTGGACCTCGGTGGGCCCATCGGCCAGAGCGAGCAGTGGTTCTACCGGGTGTCGGTGCTGGGCCGGGGCGGTAACACCCAGGTTCGCTCCATCGACAACAACCGCCTCTTCATCGCCCCGAGCCTCACCTGGAAGCCGACGGACCGCACGTCCCTGACGCTCCATGGCAGCTACCTGCTCGACCGCACGCGCGGCCAGAACTTCCTGCCCTACGTGGGCACCGTCGTCGACGCGCCCTATGGCCGCATCCCCACGGACCTGTTCACGAGCGATCCCAGCATGGACCGCTTCGCGCGCGACCAGGGGCTCGTCGGCTACGAGTTCGAGCACCGCTTCGACGACACGTGGACGGTGCGTCAGAACCTGCGCTTCGGCCGCCTCGGCATCGACTTCCAGACGCTCTACGGCGTGGGTCATGCCACCACGCCCGAGGACGCGAAGCTCGCCCGCTTCAACTTCGTGACGACGCCACGCTCGAGCCTGTTCACGGTCGACACCCAGGCCCAGGCGCGCTTCACCACCGGCCCGCTGCGCCATGACGTCCTGTTCGGGCTCGACTACAAGCACTACCGCCTCAACGACGCGCAGGGCTTCGAGGCCACGGATGCCCTCGACCTCCTCGCTCCCGTCTACGGCTCCTACGCGCCCACCGGGTCGCGCTACAACCTCAGCAGGACCCGGCAGAACCAGCTCGGCGTCTACCTCCAGGACCAGCTCCAGCTCGTCGAGCGCCTGCGCCTGGTGCTCAGCGGGCGCCATGACTGGGTGGGCGTCCAGCTCACCAACCCGCTCCTGGCGGCCGCGAGCTACGAGGGCCGTGACAGCGCTTTCAGCGGCCGTGCCGGGCTCCTCTACACCTTCGACAGCGGCCTCGCGCCGTACGTCAGCTACTCCCGGTCCTTCAATCCCGTGGCTGGCACCAACGCGGCCGGAGAGCTCTTCGAGCCCGAGCTCGGCGAGCAGCTCGAGGCGGGTCTCAAGTTCCAGCCGGAGGACACGCGGCTCTCGCTGGGCCTCTCCGTCTTCGAGCTGCGCCGCGAGAACTTCCTGACGACGGACACCGCCTTCCAGACGCTCCAGATTGGCGAGGTGCGCTCCCGCGGCCTGGAGCTCGAGGCGAACGCGAACCCGGTCCAGGGCCTCAGCCTCATCGGCTCCGCCTCGTACTACCGCCTGCGCATCACCGAGGGAGCCGACTTCGAGGTCGGCAAGGCGCCCGTGGGCGTGCCGGAGCTGCAAGGCTCGCTGTGGGCCGACTACACCTTGCAGGGCGGGGTGCTCCAGGGATTCGGAGCCGGCGCGGGCGTGCGCTACGTGGGCGCGTCGTTCGCCAACCGGAACAACTCGCTGGAGGTGCCGGGCTTCACGCTCGTGGATGCCGGTGTCCACTACGAGCGGGCCCAGTGGCGGGCGGCCATCCACGCCTCGAACCTGCTGGACCGCACGTACGTGTCGTCCTGCAGTTCCGAGACGGCCTGCTTCTACGGCGACCGGCGCCGGGCCATGCTCAACGTGGGCTACTCCTGGTAG
- a CDS encoding PepSY-associated TM helix domain-containing protein — protein sequence MKLSPRTFRIQWDVHAWAGVIASLFLFVIFFCGVFALFREELEVWQEPALHVAPPHGQPPSFDALLARVKQLGPMPRGSHVGFLPHEETRFVTAYLFEPEGTRELWLDPVTGTVLSGRSRLSSELYWMHFFYRVPWGMELTGVVSVAMLVVLVSGLVIHLKDLRQQWWRFRPELKLRFSSSDAHKVLGVFGLPFTAMLGWTGAVLCLAALAGQGFTATVFDGNPNRVTELRGYAQPTRAATGREAPMLSLDELVSRARAAVPGAEGTPRYVDLQLQGDANAWAGIYFQMAPLGADHFAFMDAVSGTPFGTSAEYSTPTFFLERVFFDLHAAHYAGLLLKPLYALLALAMCAVLITGNLIWLERRDAHRAHWGNRLLERLTVGVSAGLAFASSVYFTANRALPWDAARRGDWEFGLFLGAWGLAVLVTLVPGVSSRRAGIGLCGAASALFGGVLASDVAFREVNLFTALARGLPPVFLAELLLCALALGCGGLAWGLKRKRPAEARPERVEAPSPSRVSA from the coding sequence GTGAAGCTCTCTCCCCGTACCTTCCGCATCCAGTGGGACGTGCACGCCTGGGCCGGCGTCATCGCGAGCCTCTTCCTCTTCGTCATCTTCTTCTGCGGCGTCTTCGCGCTGTTCCGCGAGGAGCTCGAGGTGTGGCAGGAGCCCGCGCTCCACGTCGCGCCGCCGCACGGGCAGCCCCCCTCCTTCGACGCGCTGCTCGCGCGCGTGAAGCAGCTCGGCCCGATGCCGCGCGGCTCGCATGTGGGCTTCCTGCCCCACGAGGAGACACGGTTCGTCACCGCCTATCTCTTCGAGCCGGAGGGGACGCGGGAGCTCTGGCTCGACCCCGTCACCGGCACGGTGCTGTCCGGGCGAAGCCGGCTGTCGAGCGAGCTCTACTGGATGCACTTCTTCTACCGCGTGCCCTGGGGCATGGAGCTCACGGGCGTGGTGTCGGTGGCGATGCTCGTGGTGCTCGTGAGCGGGCTCGTCATCCATCTCAAGGACCTGCGGCAGCAGTGGTGGCGGTTCCGCCCCGAGCTGAAGCTGCGCTTCTCGTCCTCGGATGCGCACAAGGTGCTCGGCGTCTTCGGGCTGCCCTTCACCGCGATGCTCGGTTGGACGGGAGCCGTCCTGTGCCTCGCGGCCCTGGCGGGACAGGGCTTCACCGCCACCGTGTTCGACGGCAACCCGAACCGGGTCACCGAGCTGAGGGGCTATGCCCAACCGACCCGCGCCGCCACCGGGCGCGAGGCGCCCATGCTGTCCCTGGATGAGCTCGTGTCCCGGGCCCGCGCCGCCGTCCCTGGGGCCGAGGGCACTCCGCGCTACGTCGACCTCCAGCTCCAGGGCGACGCGAACGCGTGGGCCGGCATCTACTTCCAGATGGCACCGCTCGGCGCGGACCACTTCGCCTTCATGGACGCGGTGAGCGGCACGCCCTTCGGGACGAGCGCCGAATATTCGACGCCCACGTTCTTCCTCGAGCGCGTGTTCTTCGACCTGCACGCCGCGCATTACGCGGGCCTGCTGCTCAAGCCGCTCTACGCGCTGCTCGCGCTCGCCATGTGCGCCGTCCTCATCACCGGCAACCTCATCTGGCTCGAGCGCCGGGACGCGCACCGCGCGCACTGGGGCAACCGGCTCCTGGAGCGGCTGACGGTGGGCGTGTCCGCGGGGCTCGCCTTCGCCTCCTCCGTCTACTTCACCGCCAACCGCGCGCTGCCGTGGGATGCCGCGAGGCGAGGCGACTGGGAGTTCGGCCTGTTCCTCGGCGCCTGGGGGCTCGCGGTCCTCGTGACTCTGGTGCCGGGCGTCTCGTCCCGGCGCGCGGGCATCGGGCTATGCGGGGCGGCGTCCGCCCTCTTCGGGGGAGTCCTCGCCTCGGACGTGGCGTTCCGGGAGGTGAATCTGTTCACGGCGCTCGCGCGAGGACTGCCACCCGTGTTCCTCGCGGAGCTGCTGCTGTGCGCGCTCGCCCTGGGCTGCGGTGGGCTCGCGTGGGGACTGAAGCGCAAGCGTCCGGCGGAGGCGCGGCCCGAGCGGGTCGAGGCGCCCTCCCCCTCCCGGGTTTCCGCGTGA
- a CDS encoding alpha/beta hydrolase gives MPLDPQARNFLSMVADAPPLDTRTVEENRAQLAAVVPLTGTPAEMADVTDLSLPGPAGGVRVRVYRPDKAAHLPVVAYFHGGGWMLCDLETHDTTCRDIARHSGAVVVSVDYRRSPEHPFPAAYEDCLSVTRALLDGSAGLGTDRTRVAVAGDSAGGNIAAAVAQGLRGRSQGLVHQVLVYPLTDARVGRTPSYAEFGEGYFMTRRDIEYFLKAYAGGADPADPRLSPARAEDLRGLPAATVITAECDPLRDDGEAYAAALRAAGVPAEYRCFAGQVHPFVLLAGLIDAAHDARRLMGERLREAFGG, from the coding sequence ATGCCACTCGATCCGCAGGCCCGGAACTTCCTCTCCATGGTCGCCGACGCGCCTCCACTCGACACGCGCACCGTCGAGGAGAACCGGGCGCAGCTGGCGGCGGTCGTGCCCCTGACCGGGACACCGGCGGAGATGGCGGACGTCACCGACCTCTCATTGCCCGGTCCGGCCGGTGGCGTGCGGGTGCGGGTGTACCGGCCCGACAAGGCGGCCCACCTTCCGGTCGTCGCGTACTTCCACGGTGGCGGATGGATGTTGTGCGACCTGGAGACCCACGACACGACGTGCCGGGACATCGCGCGCCACTCGGGGGCGGTGGTGGTGTCGGTGGACTATCGCCGTTCACCGGAGCACCCCTTCCCCGCGGCCTACGAGGACTGCCTGTCCGTCACGCGCGCCCTGCTGGACGGCAGCGCGGGTCTCGGCACGGACCGCACGCGGGTGGCGGTCGCGGGAGACAGCGCGGGCGGCAACATCGCGGCGGCCGTGGCCCAGGGTCTGCGCGGCAGGTCCCAGGGACTCGTCCATCAGGTGCTCGTCTATCCCCTCACCGACGCTCGCGTGGGCCGGACGCCCAGCTACGCGGAGTTCGGCGAGGGCTACTTCATGACCCGCCGCGACATCGAGTACTTCCTGAAGGCCTACGCGGGCGGGGCGGACCCGGCGGATCCGCGCCTGTCGCCGGCCCGAGCGGAAGACCTTCGCGGCCTGCCGGCGGCGACCGTCATCACCGCCGAGTGCGATCCCCTGCGCGACGATGGCGAGGCCTACGCGGCGGCGCTGCGCGCGGCGGGAGTCCCGGCCGAGTACCGGTGCTTCGCGGGCCAGGTCCATCCGTTCGTCCTGCTGGCCGGTCTCATCGACGCCGCGCACGATGCCCGGAGGCTGATGGGCGAGCGATTGCGAGAGGCATTCGGAGGCTGA
- a CDS encoding macrolide family glycosyltransferase produces MAKGAFFNVPLHGHVNATLPVVRELVEQGEQITYYLTDSFRSQVERTGARFHRYESTLEGGPKGGAIGFLPARMPGEGRQVLAQLLEVVRAERPDYLVYDPMCLWARMLGQILRIPAITFRPTMAIDPRSGQFAAFFKSRAAAFAGLFEQAGKDLAALMREYDLPPTDFVSVMSQAEPLNLVCVPRSFQVGGDTFDERYVFVGPSIRSRGDAGDFPLEHLAGGPALYISLGTIFNNWPEFYRMCFAAFGGTKWRVVLATGHAVNAAELGPIPDNFLVRPSVPQLEVLERTDVFLTHGGANSLMESFAYGVPVVVIPQMAEQPLNAHRVAELGLGLALEKETVTVEQLRQSVDRVSHEPEFRTKVRAMQQDVRGSGGYLRAAEAILAFRARQG; encoded by the coding sequence ATGGCCAAGGGAGCCTTCTTCAATGTGCCCCTCCACGGGCACGTCAACGCCACGCTGCCGGTGGTGCGGGAGCTGGTGGAGCAAGGGGAGCAGATCACGTACTACCTCACCGACTCGTTCCGGTCCCAGGTGGAGCGGACGGGGGCGCGGTTCCACCGCTACGAGAGCACGTTGGAGGGTGGGCCGAAGGGGGGCGCGATAGGGTTTCTCCCGGCCCGCATGCCCGGTGAGGGCCGCCAGGTGCTCGCCCAGCTGTTGGAGGTCGTACGCGCGGAGCGCCCCGACTACCTCGTCTATGACCCGATGTGCCTGTGGGCACGGATGCTGGGGCAGATTCTGCGCATCCCCGCCATCACGTTCCGTCCCACCATGGCCATCGACCCCCGGTCGGGCCAGTTCGCGGCCTTCTTCAAGAGCAGGGCCGCGGCGTTCGCGGGACTGTTCGAGCAGGCCGGCAAGGATCTGGCGGCCCTGATGCGGGAGTACGACCTGCCCCCGACCGACTTCGTCAGCGTGATGAGCCAGGCGGAACCGCTGAACCTGGTCTGCGTGCCGCGCTCGTTCCAGGTGGGCGGCGACACGTTCGATGAGCGCTACGTCTTCGTGGGGCCGTCCATCCGGTCGCGCGGAGACGCGGGGGACTTCCCCCTGGAGCATCTCGCGGGAGGCCCGGCGCTCTACATCTCGCTGGGGACGATCTTCAACAACTGGCCGGAGTTCTACCGGATGTGCTTCGCGGCGTTCGGCGGGACGAAGTGGCGCGTGGTGCTCGCCACGGGGCACGCGGTGAACGCCGCGGAGCTGGGCCCCATCCCCGACAACTTCCTGGTCCGCCCCTCGGTGCCGCAGCTGGAGGTCCTCGAGCGCACGGACGTCTTCCTCACCCACGGCGGCGCCAACAGCCTGATGGAGTCGTTCGCCTATGGCGTGCCGGTGGTCGTGATTCCGCAGATGGCGGAGCAGCCGCTGAACGCCCATCGGGTCGCCGAGCTGGGTCTGGGGCTGGCCCTGGAGAAGGAGACCGTCACCGTGGAGCAGCTCCGGCAGTCGGTGGACCGGGTCTCCCACGAGCCGGAGTTCCGGACGAAGGTGCGGGCCATGCAGCAGGATGTCCGTGGCTCGGGAGGTTACCTCCGCGCCGCCGAGGCCATCCTCGCGTTCCGCGCCCGTCAGGGCTGA